CCGAGATTTCAACAGATTAAACTTGTATGACACAGTCCCTATTTTAAAGTTACCAGATGGGACTTGGGGGCTTATCTGCTTGCTTCCAATACGGCGCCCAGCCTTGGTGCTCGATGACTTTGCACCACTGTGCGGTGTTTGGCTATCGTAGATCTTGAAATTAGTACCAAGGAAATCTGATCTGCCATATCAGACGAAAACATTGGTTATACAAAACACTGATCTGCCACGCCAGCAATTAAGTTGAATCTCTAATGGAAATCGGTTCGTTCTAACGGATCAGTGCATTTGAATAAATATCAGTTGCTTCAAAGGGATGAAAGCAGTCAATAAGCATCATTTAGATGGTTAACCAAAAGCAACGATAAAACCCAGGATATCATAGACTTTCAAATAGCATGTGTATAAATTACTACCTCAATTTTCCAACGTAGGATTTACTTCCCTGAGATAGATCACTTGCATCCAATGATATGATGTACTCGGTGCGTCCACCACTTCGGTATCTTCGTGCAGCTAGAAGAAACTTGCCATTGTCCGTAAACGCTGTAAAAACCCATCACGTATCAGTAATAGAAGTTTATATTTTAGTACCAGAATCAATAGGATAATGTAAAAAGAACCATGATTAGTAATTATAAAACCTATGTATGCATTGCGAAGTCCTGTATTACTAAATTAACGATGGATGAGGAGATCTGATGTAATAAACAGATGCATCTACGTTCAGTTTAGTTGTATCGTGAATTTGGTAATGGTAAACTGATAAAGAAGTTTAGTCATCCATGTCAGAGTAAGGCAGCATACACAGATTGAAGCAAATGTAATTGAAAATTGCGTGTAAAAGCATACTCACATGGGGAGAGAGCAAGATACAGGTAAAATGTGGCATTCTTCTTGTCACGTTTTATAAGGCACTGGTTCGGCGAGTTTTTTGGTCCTGCCTGCAGTATACGAAATGGACATGATATTCAGGGATTTATCGGTACACAGTAACGGACCGAAGGAGGATTAGCTATACAGTTTCAAGTCTGTTCAATCACACAGTCCATTCCTCACCAAACTGATAAATTCAAACAATCATAGATTTCTTAAAACATAGAAACAATGTATTCTGATATATCATCCACCAAATTTATTTCCTGTTATCAGTGACATACTAACATTTTCGATATATGAATACACTTCAGACAGTTAAATTGACCAAATTTTATCCACCAGAAAAAATGAACTAAAACAAGTTGAAATCCTTCATCGAAACATCATTGTGACACAATACTGATTTGTTAAATTTATCCTGCATTCACATCGGGATCGGAACCTAACTAAATCAGGTAACCGATTCCGAGAGCATAATTGCCCAAAATTTATTCAACGGAAGCAATGAACCCCTAAAACATGCTGAAATCCTCCACCAAATCATCATTATGACTGAATAACGATTAGTTAAATCAATCCTGCATTCAACATTGAGATCGAAACCTAACTAACTCAGGCTAACAGATTCCAAGAGTTCAATTCCCCAAATTTTATTCAACGGAAACCATGAACTCCTAAAACATGCTGAAATTAATCCTTCATCGAATATCATTATGAATGGATTTATATTGGTTAAATCAATCCTGTACTCAACATTGGGATTCAAACCTAACTAACTCAGGCTAACCGATTCCGAGAGTTTAATTGCCCAAATTTTATTCAGCGGAAACAATGAACTCCTAAAACATGCCGAAATGAGTGAAATCCTTCACCGAATCATCAATATGACTCGATACCAATTTTAAATCAATCCTAAATTCAACATATGGATCGAAACCTAAATCACTCAAGCTAACCAATTCCGATAAGCAAGTAGAAGATCGCCAAAAAGGCAAAAACAATTCAAAAATCACGCGATTAAACCAAAAATACACGATTCGAATtccacaaattcaccaaaaatcagAGGCAAAACCTTTTTGAGCGAAGGCGGAAACGTGATTATCCCAGGATGATCAACGGAAGCCTTCTCCGCAGCCTCCTTGGCCGCTTCCCTCCATTTCCTGCAGACGCAGGCGCACGCGACGACGTTCTGGCGCTGCGGAGAATGCTCCTCCATTGCCTCCACTCGCTGCATTATTTCCCCGAGAAGCTCCGGCAGCATCCCCGCCCATCGATCCGACTCATCCGGTCCTAGCTCGCCGCACGAATCGACGGCGGTCTTCTGCTGCTGCTTCTGCCTCCCCCGCAGCCCCCTCTCGCTGTCACTCCACACTCCATCGCCATCGCCGCTGTTCGCAAACCTGCTTCCCTCTCTGCCGAGATCGATTTCGTCCTGGAGATCGCGGTGCTTGGATTGCTTGCGTGATTTGGCGACCGAGCGGATGAATCTTCGCGGGAGAAAAGATCGTTTCGACGACATCTCGTTAccgcagagagagagagagagagggagaatgagtgctagagagagagagagagggggacaTGGGGGATCTCTAGAGAGATAACAAAGCTTTACTATTATTGGAGACGACATATATCGAAATGGAGTTCGTGGGTGATAGGCTGACATGTCTGTTATGGACGACTGCGTCACAGACCAATGGTGCAcctatttttgttttatttggattaatacTTCTTAATatatgaaatgaaaggaaagGTTTAATTACAAATTCCCTAAAAACAGGTTTTAATTCATATTAAATACAACTATAGAAAATCT
This DNA window, taken from Salvia splendens isolate huo1 chromosome 18, SspV2, whole genome shotgun sequence, encodes the following:
- the LOC121777515 gene encoding tubby-like F-box protein 7; protein product: MSSKRSFLPRRFIRSVAKSRKQSKHRDLQDEIDLGREGSRFANSGDGDGVWSDSERGLRGRQKQQQKTAVDSCGELGPDESDRWAGMLPELLGEIMQRVEAMEEHSPQRQNVVACACVCRKWREAAKEAAEKASVDHPGIITFPPSLKKAGPKNSPNQCLIKRDKKNATFYLYLALSPSFTDNGKFLLAARRYRSGGRTEYIISLDASDLSQGSKSYVGKLRSDFLGTNFKIYDSQTPHSGAKSSSTKAGRRIGSKQISPQVPSGNFKIGTVSYKFNLLKSRGPRRMSCKITCPSSEEISSHGNEQGLKTEKQDASPAPGFTVLKNKAPRWHDHLECWCLNFHGRVTVASVKNFQMVATIDQSKPDGKGDAETVVLQFGKVSDDTFTMDYRQPLSAFQAFAICLSSFGTKLACE